A region of the Legionella sp. PATHC035 genome:
CATTTATTGGGGACCAGTCAGCTCTCCAGGATGTGCAGAAATTGTTGAATCAAGCGACCTTTATTTCTTTATAGGGCCTAATTTTAACGATTACACCACGGTTGGTCATATGTGTAATATCCAACCCAAGAAGCTTATTGTCATTGCTGATGGTAGTGTTTCTGTTGCAGGTAAAGTATATACCGAAGTGTACATGAATGAGTTTTTGCGCGGTTTGAAGGATAAATTGAAAGTCAATGATGCTTCTGTGAAAGCATATAAACGCATCGCAGGTTCAGCCCCCTTATATCAAGAGCCGGATGATTTGAACTCACCGCTCACTACACGATTCCTGTTTGGCCAAATTCAGAGACTATTAAGTAGTGATTATGGAATTTTGGCGGAGACCGGGGATTCATGGTTTAATGGCATGCGTCTCAATTTACCCGAAAACTGCCCGTTTGAAATTCAAATGCAATACGGATCGATTGGTTGGTCTGTAGGAGCACTTTTGGGTATGCAGGCAGCGCTTCATAATAAAAAGCGCGTTATCGCTTTGATTGGGGATGGTTCTTTCCAAATGAGTGCTCAAGAACTGTCAACGCTCATTCGTTATGGCTATAAACCCATTATCTTTTTAATGAATAACGCTTCTTATACAATTGAAGTTCAAATTCATGATGGCCCATATAACGTGATTAACAATTGGCATTATGCTGATTTAGTCGAAGTTTTTAATGGCGAGCAGGCCAAAGCTCGAGCTTTTAAAGCACCAACGCATCAAGCGCTTTTGGATGCAATCGTAGAAGCAAAGAAAACAGATGCTTTATGCTTTATAGAGGTGATTTTAGATAAAGATGATTGCAATAAAAATCTGTTAGAATGGGGCGCTCGGGTTGCTTCATATAATGGCCGGTCACCAAGAGCGAATTAACATGCTTTGCCCCCCAATTCGCTCAATGGCTTTATTTGCGCAATAATAATTCTTCTAGAGTATTACAGACTAATGCGTGCCCAGCTCATCAGTATTATTTTTGCGTAATCCCTACTCAAATTCCACCGTGTTTCAATATCATCCAGCATCCTCAACTTTGCCATGGCTACAGGAGCTATACTTATAGTCACAAGGGTTAATAAAAGGACTTTTATGAAAATCTATCTCAATCCTCAACCCCATGCGGTGGAACGAACTAATCAACTTAAGAATATACCCAGCACGGTGCCCATGCCTAGACAAAAAAAAGGAGAAGAAGAGGGCACAGAAAAATCAGACACCGAAATTTTTGCAACTGAGTCTGAGGAACAAGCATGGAGAGATTCTCTTGAAAAAGATAAACATCGGACGGGTTAGGCCAAATAAACCGACCTACAAGCTAAATAATGGATAAACTGAGCCTCTCAAAATGAGGCGCTTGAAATGAAATCAATAGAAAACTATTTGAAGCCACTAGGTAGCGGTTATGGACCCAGTAGGTTAGCACAAGAAGATTTCAGCAGAAAGCCAAGTATTCCTATGAGATCACCCAGTAATTACAAAAATGCTTATTGAATCAGATGAGGTAAAGTTGGGTCAATGCGTCAACACACTCGCCTATATTGGCGCAGGTCTGCCAAAATAGTAGCCCTGATAAAAATCAATTGGATAATGTTTCAGACAATCGAGTTCTTCCCTGGTTTCGACACCTTCAGCAACGGTTTTTATGCTCATTTGCTGAGCTATTTCAATAATTTTTTCAACCATGATCTGTTTGACTGGTGAGTTATGAATGTCGCGGATTAGGTCCATATCCAGCTTGACCAGATCGGGCTTCAGCTCATGTAGCATATTAAGCGAGCTATATCCTGATCCTAAATCATCGAGGGCGATACGATAACCTCTCTCCCGGTAAAATCGTGTAATACGCACTAAGTGTTCTCTATCATCCACAAGGCCTGATTCAGTGATTTCAAATACGATTTGCTCGGGCTTATATTGTGCCTGCTTTACTGCTTCATCAGTGGTCCGCAGGCAGAATTGCGGATCGTAAATGGATGTGGGATTGAAGTTGATGAACAGCCGTTCCAGCTTTTTCTTGTGGTTGCTTGCCGTGTTAATGGCGTTGATACGGGCATGGCGATCGAGTATAAACAGCATATCCGCTTCTTTGGCAGCAGAAAGAATAGCCTGGGCACCGATGGTTTTGCCTTGTTGTTCGGCGCGGAGCAGACATTCGTGAGCATAAATCTCATGCGTTGCACTGGAAACTATCGGTTGAAACCAGATTCTGAGCAGGTTTTGGTCGAGCATCTGAACTAGCCATTGTGCCGAGGCCATATTTACAAAGGAAGCCAGCGTTCGCGTTGACTTAAGCGCCTGTGCAGGGCTGATGCTGGTTTGATTATCAGACAGTATAATAACGCTGGAGTCATTGAGTTCCTGTTGGCTTAATAATGCCTTGACTAAGGTAGCAAAGTGATCAAATTGTTCAGGGGCCAGATCGAGGTAGAGGTAGCCGCGATCGGCTGTTTCCAAATTAAATTCAGGCTCCAACCCGGATTTTAATTTGGAAAATGTGTGGCTGGTGGGGGTTATGATATGGAGAAATACTTTCCCCTGCAATACGTATGAATCAATAGACTCACAGCGTGAGCATCGTGACATTGTGAACCCTTTTATTTTTTACCTCCGTATAAAACATATAGTAGATTGGTCTCATATCTGTCAAATAGGCCAATTACTTTTAAGTGTTCTTTAGGGATTGCGGCAGTTGCTGGAGCGAAATCTATCATGGAACGCATGGCTTTAGTGGCGGATGAACTACCCTCATCAATACGAATACTAAACCTCCCTCATTGATTTAAAGATAAGGAACGGCATTAAATCAATTAAAAACTCAAAGAAAAACGACCAAGAGTCATTTTAACTTCAAAAAAAGCAGCGTCATATTTTGTTAATAATAAAAAGGTAAACTGTATTTATGAGATGTAGTGGAGGGGGGCATTATGGCCACGTCCAAACAGATTATGGAGCCATGGCTTGTATCCAAGAAAAAATGGGAAAGTATTTTCTCCTTGCATTTACCTAAGCCAGCAGAATTATTAGAGTTAATGGAGTCATGGTCAGGTTTTAGACAAATGACTGTTGGTCTCCTAAGAGGATCTGCAAAAATAGCTGGAAGCGATAAATTTTTTCTTGATGCCCAAGCTTTTTTAGGAAAGGCATGTACGTTTTTTGAAGTTCAATCACCCGAAAAGCTACCGTTAGCTATGGATTTGGCTGAGAAGCTGCGAGAAGCATCAGCAAAAGTAACCACAGCTCTTAGTCCATCGTTACTGTCTGTAGAAATTTTTAAAGCTGATTTTCCAAAAATTATAACAAAGGCTCAGGATTTAAAGGAAGAAAAAGTAAAACAAGAAGAGGAAAGAGAACAAAAAAGGAAAATACTAAGAGCGTCTGATCGGGTAACAAAGGATCCGTTCTTTACCGCAGCTGCAACGATTCAGGGTAGAATTGAAAGAGAAATAGAGAGAATTCGCGGAAAAAATGCAGATGACGATCGTATCGTCCATTTAATAAGAGTTAAAGGTTTGCTAGAGAGTCAAATCAACAATGCGAAAGAAGAATATAAAAAGGACTATTTATCAAAGCATCCAGGCAGCAAACAGCAGGAAATCAAGTCACAATGTAAAGCTGAAATGGCAGAAATTGTAACTCATTTAATGGAGAATAAAACATTAGACATAAAATTTAGAACATGGCTTGGAAGAGTGATACTGAATTTAATTATTGCGCTACCCGTGAAAATGTATAGCAAGTATGCTCATGTTCCTGCAGACCCAATCTTTTTTAAATTAAAAACGCAAGCGCAAACCAATATTGAAGAAATTAATGAAGATATTGTAAAAATTGAGCTGCCTAAGCAATAAGAAGATTTTTTTCGTCCTATCACCGTGCTTTAGTCGCATTTGCGGTTGCTACTTAAATGCTCTACTCTTCATTAAGTTTTTAATTAATCCGGTTTGCAAATTTATTTGTTTTAATGTGCTAAATTTATCATAATGGCTGCTTTTTCAGTCTAAGGGTATCATGTCATCATTGCTTACCATCAATTTGTTAGAAGATTTAGTTCATACCGCAGAGGTGAATCAAGAGGGTAAAACGGCGGATTATATTCCAGAGCTTGCTAATGTGAATCAAGACTTGACTGCAATTGCCGTACAACCCTTAGGTGGACAGCTGCTTTCTTACAGTAATAGTCCGTTGAGTCCGGTAACATTGCAAAGCACGGCCAAGATGATTCCTTTGATTGGACTCCTTGAAGAATATGGGGAGCAAGTCTTTGAATGGGTAAAAGTAGAACCTTCTGGAGATGATTTTGCGTCAATTACTCGTTTGGAACAATTTGGTCCCAAGCCATCAAATCCCATGTTAAACGCCGGGGCAATTACCTTATGCTCCCATATCCCGGGAAAAGGCGAGCAGCAATTTGGTTGGTTAGAACATTGGACACAAAAATTGTTTAATCAACGCCTGAGTATTAATCCCCTCGTTTTTGCTTCTGAAAAACGCACAGGGAATCGTAACCGTGCCCTTGCCTATTTACTCAAGAGTAGAAGCAATCTTGGAGCGGATGTTCATGAAACCTTGGATTTGTATTTTGCACTTTGTTCCTATGAAGCCAATTTAGAACAAATGCTTTTCCTACCCACCCTATTAGCGAATGCGGGAAGAGACCCAAGCTCTGGCGAACAAATCATTTCTACTGAAACCACTAAAATTACGCTAGCGATTATGGCAACCTGTGGACTCTATGATGAGACAGGCACCCATATGGTCAAAACCGGGATGCCCGCTAAAAGCGGCGTATCGGGCTACACCATAGCAGTTGTTCCTGGTAAAGCAGGCATTGTGGTACTCAGTCCCAAAGTGAATGCCAAAGGCAATAGCATCCGTGGTGAAATCATGCTGGAAGGTTTGTCCAAAGCAATGAATTGGCATTTTGCATTGCCTTAGGTATTGTCGCCATGATGAAGGCTTAAGCCGTATCCCGGATTTTAGAATAAACCCGGGTTAGGATTCTAAACGACTAAAGTGAAGAGCTTGGTTTATTCACGAGCGCTAGAAGATCTTCATGCTCCATTTCGAATTTCGCGAGCATTTCATCATTTTCTTGGTCTTCATCGTTTTCAGTGGGTGAGTCCACTGTAGTTTTTCTTGAAAAGGAAAATATAGTGGAAAACTTATTCAATAAATCGCTCATTCCCTTTAAGACCTGAAGATCTTGGTTAAAGTTTTTAAGCGTTTTCTCTATTGAGCCAAGCGCTTCCAAGGAATTGTCCAGTGCCTCAAAATCTTGCATCAAGGGATTTTCTTTCTCTAATTCCTTTATTTCTTGCAGTAAAACATTTTGTTGGCGCATAAGATCTTTGTAGTTTTTATTGGCCTTTCTATTTCGATAACGCAGTATCTCACTTTGAATATCGAGGAGTTCAGATTTTTTTTGGATTAATTCTAATAGGTTGTTCAAACCTTCAATCGCTTTAGTTTTAAGAAAATCAAAACCAAAACTCATTACATCGATTTTGGCCAATACTTTCTCTAAGCTTTCAATATGATTAGATACATGAATTTTTGCCTGTCGTAGTTGGTGTTTACTGAGTTTAGAGTTTAGCATGGCGGCAGCTTTTTGAACTGTTTTGTTTAAATCGATTATCTCTTGGTCTTGCCGCAATTGACTCAAGATTGCCCCAATGAATCTTTGTTCTAGGTGGTTCACCCGTTTCATTAAAAAACGCGAACTTGGGTCTTCCATATCCAGAGCTTGCAAGTTTTCCAATTGAGACTCAAAGCTTTTTAGATCAGACTCTATAGCGCTTTTCTCTTCAATACTCAGTGTCTCTCGTGTTAAATAAACTCGAAGCAACGCGTTCAATTTTTTGAAAAATTCAACGGATTCAATGGTGCGGGCACGATTCATAAATAAAGCTTTGCGCAGAGGATGTGTATCTCCGGTGAGAATTGAGTAAACAAGAGGCAGTCCTTTATTGTCGGGTGCAAAAAGAGATGCACCGTGTTGAATTAGAACAGAGAGGCATTCACTCATAGGATGGGAGGCGCTATCCTCTTGAAAACAGGCATATACAGCGGATGCGAATGATTTTTTGAACACGGTGACGCGTTGGTTATTTATGTCAATATCACCATACGTCAAAATAAAATCAAGAAGCCTTGAGTTGCCTGTTTGTAACGCGACAGCGAGGAATTTCTCAGCGCGCACGAGATGATGGCTTGAGGTTAACAACGCAGCCAGTTCAAATTGATTGCCAAACAATAAACTAGGTAACAAATCCGCTTCAAGTTTCTGCAGTTTTCGACGGATTTTTTGTAACTGATGCAAATCCTTCAACTGGAGATGACGTTCATAGGTTAGGTTAATTTCATAAGTTTTTGCCAATAATTCCTCGATTTTTTTCGCTTGAACCTCAGTTGGAGCCTTGCTCAATTCTATGAATTGAGTTTCTATCGCCTTAAGTTCCTCTGCTAATTGATTAACAATCAAAACTTTGGGTTGAGTATGTTGGCTTGCTTTTTCAGGATAGTCTTTTGCTTCTTTTGAGAACGCTTTATCGTGTGAAGCTACTTCATCTTGAGGATTAGGCACTTCCTCTGCAATATCTTCGACCTGATTATCCCCATGAGTGCTTAGGGTACTGCTGAGTTCAACCGAGGTGGTACGGGCGCGCTTAAGCGAACGAGCGGTCGCTTCATGAAAGCGAAGAGCCGCTGCGTAACTGGAAGAGCGGACAAGTGGGAGCAGCTCCCTTAACACGCCACAGGCTTCTTCAGTAAGTTCCAATATCTCGGTAGTATTTTGCTGTTCTAAGTCAAAATATTTTAAGAGCCGTTGATCACAATCCAGGTACTGACTTTCTAAATCTTTAATTTTTTCCTGATGTTGTTTTCTTAAATTATTGATCAGCGGCTCAGTGTGTCTTAGTGCTAAAATAATTAATTGATTTCTAATCTGGGTGCTGTCGACCAGCTTATAGCCATCACCAATCTTTTGCTCAAAGGCAATATTTTGAATTAATTCATCGAACGCATTGAAATACACATGAAGACGATAACGCTCACCCGATGGGTTGATAAATTCAGCAGTGTAATGGTATTGACTTAATTTGGGATTTTCACGATTTTCATTTTCATACACACTCAGGTGATGGTTATCCAATGTATACATGTTTTCTTGGTCTTTTATACTAAATTGTTCAAGAGGCAGTTCAATACGGTAATAATAGTGTTGGCTGCTTTTATTGAAGTCTAATATCAATTGATGTCCTTGAAGTAACTGGACAATAGACTCATTTTGAGAAAGAAAGTTAAAAAGAGTATTTTTAGCCATTTTTGATCCTAAGTATAAAATATTGCCCACATTATACTTAAAGATTACTTTTAGTAAAAAAATAATTTTTTTGGGTGATTTTAAGTTCTTTCTGTGTCAATTGCATCCGAATTGTGCTGCTAAATAAGCAAGAGAAACAATGTGTTACGGATGCTGTTGCGCTGTGAATTCAACGATTTATATTATTGCTGGAGTCACTGTATGAATCATTTTTCGAATCACTTTTTTAGGAGCGCTCGAAACGGGGTGAGATGTCTTGAAAAAGAAACATTCCATTTTTATAATGCGCTAAAATAATAACCAAATAAGTTCTATTATGATCCTTTCTACAATTTACTTCCCACGTTTTTTTCAAACTGCTTCTGAAAAAGCCATTCGGCAGAAACTCATAGCCAAAGAAACTTTAAATTGGGAAACAGATAAATATCAAGCATTATTGCAGCTCCAGAAGCATGCCTCAAAAATGGCTGCCAGCCTCCATGAATTAAAAGCGGTTGTAGAATATTTAGACACTGCTTCTTTAGAGACACTCATTACCGAGGTATTGGATAAGACACTATCGGATGAGCATTATACTCCTGCTTCAGCCGCTAAACCATTAACCAACCTTTTTGCTCGATTAAAATCCGACCTGGAAGAAAATAAAAAAGCAAGTAAGTGTTTTGGCGGTGTGAATATACTCGGCAATTCAATAGTTGCCGCTGCTGCTGGGCTTGGAATTGTTCTATTTGGGCTTACTGTATTTACTGCTCCCTTAGGGACGGCTCTTCTTGGCCTAGGGATGATGCTTGCATCCACTTTAGTTTTTGCAACTGCAGTCTATAGTCTCTATGTGGACGGACGATTTATTGCAGAGAAACAGCTTCAAGAAATTGAGACTGGTATCAATTTTTTATGCAGTTATCCCCATGTGGAGTCCCTCAATCCCCAGAGCGCGGATCACGATTACAAAATATCTTGTGCACTCCAATGTTAAGCGCAAGAATCGTTTCGGTTTGAGTAACCGATGATGTTATGGGGCTTAAGGCCGCATAACATCGTTCACGCTTGTTGATAGGGCAAAATGTTTATCAAACTCCTGTTGTAAGACAGGGCTCTCATGGTGGTGTTCGATTAAATGTTCTTTTAATGCATTAAGTTGATCATCACAGAAGGCGCCTCTTATTTTTAAGGAGTTGAGTATTTCTTCTTTTTTGGGTGGTGACTGATTTTCAACGCGATCAATTAAATCAAGGAAAATGGTTTTGGCATCAATTATCGCCTCCAGAGCCTCCACTTCTTTTCCTTTTAGTTGTGATGCAACACGGGCAAATCGCAGATTGGCATCAAGACCCTCCATATAATAGCAGCCTAACAGCGCTTCCTTATAAAAAATATAAGCTTGTTCGAGATTTCCAAGACGCTCATAAATGACACCAGTAAGAGTTGCGTAGCGACTTTTATCTTCATCGAATTCAGCTTTCCTCATGTTGGATGCGTACAGTGTAACTTTGCTGAAATAGGATACGCTTTGCTCATAATTCCCCGCAAATAAATGCAGAAAACCCAGTTGTTTATAAGTCTCGTACAAAGCGTGACTCCCCAGATTGATTACTGGATTTTTACTTTCACTCATTACCGCTTCTATTCCCTTAATGATTTTTTCAAGTTCTGTTCTTTTGCCGTGCATCAAGGAATTCAGTTCATTTGATGGTGTTAACGCGAACTGTTCTATTGTTCCATAGGGGTCAATTGAGTCCATTATAGACTGGGAAATTTTTTGAGCTTCCCCCTGTAAACTCTTTAACTGGCTTCTCAGCTTCATTTGTATTTCTTCTGGAAGGTTCTCATCAGTATATTGGTGTACATTATTGTCGAAAGCGTTCTTATACGGTTCGGTATATAACCCATTTGTTGAGATGACCGTTAAGGACTCAGATTTCGGATCAAATACAATGTTGTAATAGTAAGCATGCTCCAATGCTTTATTAATAATTACATTAGACTTGACGATTTTTCCTGGAATTCGCGCTTGTAATGTCTCTACAATTTCTTGTTGGACTTTTTGTACATTCCAATGCTCAGCATTTACAACCACAATCACTTCTAATTCGGAATCCGGATGAATTCCGATCGTATTGGTGCCGTAATAGTACGGATCTAAATCGATGTAGGCTGGTTTTTTAATATTGGTGAGGGATTCATCAACATTCATGGAAAACATACCAAACATCCCTGTACTTACCACTTTTCCCGCCAATTTACTAACTGGATCATAGGGTCTTCGCAGTGCTTGTGGTGATACATGCAGCATGAAAAAATTATTATGCGTACGGTCTTTTACAATCACCGTATGACAATGGTGTATCCCGATGGATTCTAAGTTAACCTCTTCTTTAGGATCGATCAATATAGGTTCATAAGTAGTCGTATCTGTCTGAAATGATTTATCAAATTCTGGGTGCAATTGATAAAAGGTGGATTGGTCTGGTGAATATTGAACCGCATTGTCTTCTGATACTTTTATAACAAAAGGCATATTTTGTCCTTTTAGATTAAC
Encoded here:
- a CDS encoding thiamine pyrophosphate-binding protein, whose amino-acid sequence is MATVGTYLAQRLQELGVNDYFAIPGDYNLGLLDELLKNDSLHMINCCNELNAGYAADGYARIKGVSALVVTYSVGGLSAVNAVAGAYAENLPIIVISGGPNTNSVQDAEILHHTLATENYSYVLEIFAKITAHSVFIHRPSDAPMQIDSAIAIALEKKKPVYIEIACNIAGASVSPPTQRALNVKRLSDTSSLAAAIEEAANQLNSAVKPVLIAGSKSRPCEATAMIEALSHSCGYALAAMPDAKGFVSEQHPNYIGIYWGPVSSPGCAEIVESSDLYFFIGPNFNDYTTVGHMCNIQPKKLIVIADGSVSVAGKVYTEVYMNEFLRGLKDKLKVNDASVKAYKRIAGSAPLYQEPDDLNSPLTTRFLFGQIQRLLSSDYGILAETGDSWFNGMRLNLPENCPFEIQMQYGSIGWSVGALLGMQAALHNKKRVIALIGDGSFQMSAQELSTLIRYGYKPIIFLMNNASYTIEVQIHDGPYNVINNWHYADLVEVFNGEQAKARAFKAPTHQALLDAIVEAKKTDALCFIEVILDKDDCNKNLLEWGARVASYNGRSPRAN
- a CDS encoding EAL domain-containing protein, yielding MSRCSRCESIDSYVLQGKVFLHIITPTSHTFSKLKSGLEPEFNLETADRGYLYLDLAPEQFDHFATLVKALLSQQELNDSSVIILSDNQTSISPAQALKSTRTLASFVNMASAQWLVQMLDQNLLRIWFQPIVSSATHEIYAHECLLRAEQQGKTIGAQAILSAAKEADMLFILDRHARINAINTASNHKKKLERLFINFNPTSIYDPQFCLRTTDEAVKQAQYKPEQIVFEITESGLVDDREHLVRITRFYRERGYRIALDDLGSGYSSLNMLHELKPDLVKLDMDLIRDIHNSPVKQIMVEKIIEIAQQMSIKTVAEGVETREELDCLKHYPIDFYQGYYFGRPAPI
- the glsA gene encoding glutaminase A, which produces MMSSLLTINLLEDLVHTAEVNQEGKTADYIPELANVNQDLTAIAVQPLGGQLLSYSNSPLSPVTLQSTAKMIPLIGLLEEYGEQVFEWVKVEPSGDDFASITRLEQFGPKPSNPMLNAGAITLCSHIPGKGEQQFGWLEHWTQKLFNQRLSINPLVFASEKRTGNRNRALAYLLKSRSNLGADVHETLDLYFALCSYEANLEQMLFLPTLLANAGRDPSSGEQIISTETTKITLAIMATCGLYDETGTHMVKTGMPAKSGVSGYTIAVVPGKAGIVVLSPKVNAKGNSIRGEIMLEGLSKAMNWHFALP
- a CDS encoding tetratricopeptide repeat protein, yielding MPFVIKVSEDNAVQYSPDQSTFYQLHPEFDKSFQTDTTTYEPILIDPKEEVNLESIGIHHCHTVIVKDRTHNNFFMLHVSPQALRRPYDPVSKLAGKVVSTGMFGMFSMNVDESLTNIKKPAYIDLDPYYYGTNTIGIHPDSELEVIVVVNAEHWNVQKVQQEIVETLQARIPGKIVKSNVIINKALEHAYYYNIVFDPKSESLTVISTNGLYTEPYKNAFDNNVHQYTDENLPEEIQMKLRSQLKSLQGEAQKISQSIMDSIDPYGTIEQFALTPSNELNSLMHGKRTELEKIIKGIEAVMSESKNPVINLGSHALYETYKQLGFLHLFAGNYEQSVSYFSKVTLYASNMRKAEFDEDKSRYATLTGVIYERLGNLEQAYIFYKEALLGCYYMEGLDANLRFARVASQLKGKEVEALEAIIDAKTIFLDLIDRVENQSPPKKEEILNSLKIRGAFCDDQLNALKEHLIEHHHESPVLQQEFDKHFALSTSVNDVMRP